Genomic segment of Arachis hypogaea cultivar Tifrunner chromosome 11, arahy.Tifrunner.gnm2.J5K5, whole genome shotgun sequence:
CATGATTCGAAAAACTGAGAGGGTAAATACCTAATTATCATTATTAGACTAATTATAAATCCTACTAAATTCGTGTAAAGTGAAATTAATTGtgcaataattaaatataattttgatgtatccTTTTGTAGTTATATAGGTTTATTTATTGAGtcagcagaaaagaaaaaaagaatcagCCATTTAACAAAATCTTAAGAATTGCAGCAGAAATATCAAGAAGCTGCAGCATAATCCCATTCCTAGAACTCAAAGGTGACTGATTCCCAGTGAATTTCTTGTTGCAAGCAACAATGTCTTTCTCAGCATAGGAAATAGAGTAATTTGCAAAGCCAAAGTTGCCTCTGTTTATAGAACCAACAGCTTGAGGAAGAACATACTTAATAGCAGGGATATATGACTCAGCACAAAAGGTCAATTTATGCTCCAATTCATGGTCAGTGACTTTCTTAATAAGGTCTTCAATGTAGTTGAGAGTGTTAGTGGCATTTACTATAGTGTAGTTGATCATTATCACAACCATACCCTTTGGATCACTTGGGGTGGCAGGGTTTGAATGGATGATATTGCTACAGAGTTCATAGTATGGTGTCTTCTTGCATGTTTGGTCTATCAAATCATCTGAATATGTTGTGGATAGAAGAGTCAAAGTGAGAAGAACAAGTGTTAACGTGGTTGAGGCCTTAttcctcattttctttttcttgaaatGATGATGGGTTTGTATTGAGTGAGGAATTATGAGTTAGTTTGGCAGGTATTTATGGTTAGTTTGGCCGTTATCTCAGttcaatttgatataaaaaaaaatttacgcattaaaattaatcactaatataaaatatatattaaaatataaaatatgtattaaaaataaattaaataatataaatatatatttatgagttaaaaaataaaaaaaacaattaatataaaataaaagaagtaaactaatttaattatatcATGTGTAAAAGGAATACATACATATAGAAATATGTATTTAtcatctcataaaaaaaattattatattaatataaacaagtttaattatttttattgcaaactcgattattttaataattaattatttaattaaaaataatatgtgtattaatatataaatatatttaaatatataatagatatagtAATAATTTTTTGATTGATTTATTGTATATTCATAATATTTTTCTAGTAAATATAATTGAAGAAATAGCAATAAATTTTTACTCTGTGATGATAGTATAAGTTTATAACCCACAATACGGTAatgttagaaaaacaaaaaaaaaattataatttattttattcaataatatttattaattgtcataattaatttattttaaataaattatagttatttttgattattttttttgttactaaacaTTCCGATAACCCACAAACGGTAAAGGTATGAGACATTGTTGTAGGTGATTATCTgtacttattttatgtttttttttttcttttttcttgacaATTTCACTAACTGagaatataaattttatacaaaCTATTGGTTAACgcagataatttttttaaaggaaTCATTGAAGACGATATGATGGAAATTTTTTTGACTGAATTAAATTTTTTCCTATGCATGAAATATTTCAGTCAACTAACCTTATCATTAAAGTCTCACACTTTTAACGTTTTCACGAGAATTATTTCAGTTGATTAAATCAAATATAAATGTTTTAGCCTCGCAGGACTTTGatgcattaaaaaatattatatatacattaaaaattatatatattgtgtaaAGTATGTTCTCTGCAAAATTCTAGTATTTGTGATGACATGCGTTTCTCTTAAACTCACCTACcaaaatatattaacaaaaaaaaaaaaaaagaccacaATCTTATAAAGTATATATATTCTGTTTCCTTCTTCTCAATGGATGTGCAGTTTTACACTTTTACAAGAAGAATGTACATATATGGTTGTTATGAGTTACCTTCATCAACATATTCTAATTCATAAAACAAATCTATCACATAGGAGAATcccattaaaataaataaataaataaaagacaatGCTTccaattttttaaagaaaataatgaagtaaatttaattaaaggATAGAGACGTATATTTTGACTAGAATAATATAAGTTACTAAACATTAATTCTTTACCATAATATTCTAAtcttcaattaaaattaaatttaaaattaaatatgaaaCTCGTTATCAATACGGTGGTTcactttttaaaataatactaaatatttaataaaatttattattttttgtcaacatttaattaatactttaaatattaaataataaatattaaattataaattttaaattttaataatataaaaataacacGTTGActaaattttaactaatattcatatatataaaatgttaactttctaatattttttcgctttttatttagaattaaaactCAACATCTCACCCTTGTCTCCCACTATGACTATATATTCAATGTAATTACTTTATTTTGTTAATAGAAGTTTTACTTTTCTTAATGTGATCATTTAtattccaaatctcattttccaTTTAGTTTTAGATTAATAATCTTTCATAATTGgctgaaaaagatttggattctctaaaatttgaatttcactttagaaagtaaagtgtgatctctcactatttattttataggtgaaaccaaaaataaatataaaaaaaaaactattcaagAGTATAAGATCATACTTTACCCTCTAaggtacaaatttaaaatttaaaggatcCAAATTCGGCTGAAAACCATTGTTCTAAAAGCTAGGTCAAAAATCGAGAATTGGTTATTAAACTAATCTGATTTAAGATAGAAATCAACCAATAATAAATTgatcaaaaaattagaaaaatcaaTTAAACAATTGATCAAATGTCCCAAAGGCTACCAAAAACTGAAAATATCAAATTTGCGTAGAAGACCAAAACTCAAAGTGTCGAAAAAACATGAGCACTAAAAAGTAATTGAAAAAAGTTAACTAATTGAAAAAACTAAATCGATTAAATCGAAATGAAACTCACCATGAACACAATGTCAATAATGATGGAATGTTGATCGGAGTTTCGAGTAGGGAGAATAAAGAGGTCAAGGGGAGGTTGCATTGTTTTAAATTCGAACGCACCTCTTATCAATGGCCAAGCCGTTGTTAAAATTAGTTATTGACAGCAATAAAATACACTTTtcatttattcaattttattaatgACTTAGCCGTGGGTAAATATAAAGGACGcacaaaatttgaaaatttcaacCCATGAATTTACCCTAGCTTTGCcgttgataaataaaaaattaatttaaataatttagccATTGGCAAGTCGCaacgtttattttattttcaaaaaaatattttcacatcGTACCGACGgaagtaattaataattaaattatttttaaataaaaattaatttattaacattATGGTTAAGTTGTCGATAAACCAATTtctaaattttcaataaaaaattatcaacaaCTAAACTGTTAGTTACTAGCATTGTCAGTATTATTTGTGTCTGTCCAATAACGTTTATGTGGTGCCAAAACTTACTTACAGCTAAATAGTTGGTAAACTAAATCacaagataaaaaaaatgaaaaccttTAAATATTACCGATGCCTTGGAGATTTATCGACGACATAGTCATTGGTAACCTTCACCTCTAAAATGGTTGTCGGAACTTTTGTCAATAAACTCGTCCTGTGTAGTAGTCTTTGGGACCAGAAGATTCTTTGGCCAATAATTATACCAAAAATAACTACTAATTCACCTCAAACTCACGGTTGTCGCCGCTAACCTTGTTACAAGCACCCTTTCCCCTTTGAGAAAAGCACTGCTTTTGCCGGATTCGAGGTCatcattgttcttctttgctcTATGTTATCTACTAGATTTATTCGCGATCTCCTCCTGCGCAGTGCGTGGTTCAAATAGGATGCAGCTGCACGATAGTCCTACCACCGTCATCTCCAACCTCTATCGTCGACACCACGTATCGCAGGTTTAGACATATCCTACCTACTCTTCTACGTCCGCGCCTGCTCCTTCGAATCCGCTGCTAGAAGCTCCTCCTCCTTGGAGCATTACAGATTGTGTTCGATTCTGTTTTAAATCCGTTGCATGATTCTACTCATTGTTCTAGCCTTTTTGTCCTAGGTCTTTTGTTTCATATTTCCATTGCTGGAGCAGCTAAAACGAGGTAAGTGGCATGAAATTTGTCCCTAATTATACTGGTTGTATTATACaagtttaatatctattttaggTAAATGATTGTTGTGCTGAAATCTATTGCGAAATGGTTACAAGTTGCTTTCGTTTctattttttgttgatttaaaAGAATGTTTTTGCTCAATCAGGTTGTATTTCAGTTTTGATTTGTATATTTATTTCAGATTGATAAGTTACACATTTCTACCTTCATGTTTGAGGGAGGTAAAGAAATTGGTAAGGCCTATGCATGGCCCAAAATCTCTCATGGATGAATCATTAAGGGTGGCAATGAGTAAGGTAAGGTATGATCTGAATCCAACCCTAATCGGCGGGTTGAGAATATCCTAATCCTATCCATTCTTAACTCGCGGGTACCTGGTCCTACTCACAGGTTGTCAAAAAaatacaacattattatataacttgatgataatttaaaatagaaccgatttttatgtaaaaaaaaagtattaaattatcaaataatGATCTTCTCTTAATGGCTAAGAATCTTTTGCATTTAATGAGAGGTCTTTGATTCAACATCCacttgaaacatatttttatataagtatataatatatatatatatatatatatatatatatatatatatatatatatatatatatggatcggGTGACCGAGTAAAGTGAATGTTGCCACCCCTATGAATCATGAACCGAAATTGTGGTTTCATGCTCTTTTTTTTAATGTCTGAACAGCATCTCGCTTTAATAATGAGAAAGTGAGACTTGTGCTTTGTTGGGATCAAATTCTTCGTATGATTACTTTGGATTATTCTAAATGCTTTGTGAATTTGTGTTGTTGTTAGTCTGATgattacttagtttttagtatattctagttatTCTTTCAAGGAAGGATGTAATTctcattaaaattttagtttattcTCACACACCTCACAAATCCATGAAAACTATTGGTTTGGACTTTGGAGTTTAGTTTAAGCTTTATACGTGTTAATAATTTCTTGTTTGTTGGTGTACAAAGCCATGCTTGTGAGCAGCACATATCTCTAATTCATTTAACTATTTCATTTTGGtgtttgagatttattgtatcaaGTTTTCTATCTCTGAAGCGAGTTTATTTGAttaatcaaattcaatcatcaataTGTATCATTATGATGAATACATTTATAGCTTTTTCTTTTAATCACTAGTAGCTAACTTTCTTCAATCATACTTATAGCTAGTAATtaataaattcttattttattttacaaattgCAATATGACTTAATTTTACAGGGACTTAGATGAAGAATTTAGAAAAGACTTATTGGTTATGGGAAGCTTTGATTCTTAAAGACTTGAATAAAACGCACATGATGAAGATTTGGTGCTTGGAAGTATTCTTAATATTTTCCCATCATTTTCACTGGAACAACCATTGAAAGGTGATCTTTCATTCTTTCTTAAC
This window contains:
- the LOC112722074 gene encoding cell wall / vacuolar inhibitor of fructosidase 1-like, whose protein sequence is MRNKASTTLTLVLLTLTLLSTTYSDDLIDQTCKKTPYYELCSNIIHSNPATPSDPKGMVVIMINYTIVNATNTLNYIEDLIKKVTDHELEHKLTFCAESYIPAIKYVLPQAVGSINRGNFGFANYSISYAEKDIVACNKKFTGNQSPLSSRNGIMLQLLDISAAILKILLNG